Part of the Notamacropus eugenii isolate mMacEug1 chromosome 5, mMacEug1.pri_v2, whole genome shotgun sequence genome is shown below.
CTGGAGAGCAAAGCGCTGGCTGTTCTCGCGAGACACGCCGTGGGCGGGACGAGTGGCTCTCGCGAGGTTTCCCTCCCCTCTTGTGCGGCTGGGAAACCccgtttcttcctttcctctggcTGGCCGCGCGGAGCCCGCACCGTGAGTGGCGCGTGCGGCCGGAGCTGGGACCGGGAGGGccgggcgggggaggggagccgcgggggcagggagggggaccCCGGGGGCCCCGACTGCCCCCCGACCTCCCGGTCTCGCCCCCCCAGATGCCCGGAGTCACGGTGAAGGACGTGAACCAGCAGGAGTTCGTGCGGGCCCTGGCCGCCTTCCTGAAAAAGTGAGTGCCTCAGTGTCCCCCCGTGCGCTTCCGGCCTCCGTGCGGGTGCCGGCGGCCGAGCCCCCCGCGCGGCTTAGAAGGCGCCCCTCCGTGCGCCCGCCGCGCCCCCGGCCCCGCGCGGGGGTCCCTGCGCTTCCCCGCGGTCACCCACGCCCCTCCCCCCAGGTCCGGGAAGCTGAAGGTCCCCGAATGGGTGGACACGGTCAAGCTGGCCAAGCATAAGGAGCTGGCGCCGTACGACGAGAACTGGTTCTACACGCGGGCTGGTGAGTGGGGCCTGGGTGCGAATCctgccgggggggggggggggggggggcagggccgGACCCCTCTGAccagcccctccccccagcctCCACCGCCCGCCACCTGTACCTCCGCGGCGGGGCCGGCGTGGGATCCATGACCAAGATCTACGGGGGCCGCCAGCGCAACGGGGTCATGCCCAGCCACTTCAGCCGGGGCTCCAAGAGCGTGGCCCGCAGGGTCCTGCAGGCGCTGGAGGGCCTGAAGATGGTGGAGAAGGACCAGGACGGGTAAGGGGGGCCCTCGGGGCTCCGCCCTCCCCCGGCGGGTCGGCTCCCCCAGAGCAAACGCCGCTGTTGGGCCCGGTCGTTGTCCGAGCCGGCCCTGCGCCTCCCTGAAAGGCAGGGCCGAGCGACCCGGTCAGTCTTGGCTCGAGTCTGAGGGGGATGGGACCCAGGCGCTGGGGCCTGCACGGTTACCGTGGACACCGGGGGGCGCCCCGGCCCCGGGAAGGTGATTCAGTGACTGCCGGGTTTCATTAGGCCGCTCCTTAACTTCTCCcgattgatttttttccctccacgaGCTCTTCGACAGGCAGTCAGCTGGTGCTGAACCTGGGTAGCTTGAGCAGGACTGAGGGGTCATGGGTCCCTCTGGGCCGCCCTGGGGCTGGTGGgaagtggtgggggtggggcagcagCCCCCGCATCCGGTGCCCTCTGAGTGAGACCTTAACCTGCTCTCCATCCACCCCCAGGGGCCGGAAGCTGACACCTCAGGGACAGAGAGACCTGGACAGAATTGCCGGACAGGTGAGGCCTGAGGGGGGTCGGTTCACTGAGGGCATCTCCCCCTCTCTGTGCTTGGGGTCATGATGCAGAGCTGAGAACTGCAGAGGGCATGCTAGATCCTGCGTGGTTCCCCTCCCTGACCTTTAAGCCTAGGGTCAGCAGCTCTGCCCTTCTCACCATTATCATCATGTTGTGTCTGTTAAAGTTGAGGGGGGAGGCCTTGACACCTGGTCTCCTCTGTCTTGATGTTCACACACTGGGAGTGTGCTTCAAAAGGTGCCATCAATCTTTGGAGAAGGGCCTGTGCAGTCATCCCCCAGTGCCCATCCTGGGATGGACACCTCTTCCCTCAGGGTTCCCAGTCTGGAGTGGTGGGAGGGTAGGCTTGGGTCATAGGGCTCCCCTTTCTGCTCTGGTTGGCCTGGGAGCTTAGCGGTCCAAGGTCTTTGTCTGAGGGGGCAGGGCAGGCAGCAAAGCCCAGGCTTGCCCAATCCCTCACCGTTACCTGGCATTCTCTCTTCCAGGTAGCAGCTGCCAACAAGAAACATTAGGACAGACCATGCCAGATTCATTAATAAATTGCCTTGTTCGTAACTGTCTGGGTCATTTCTTTATCAGCCAGGGTTTTCACCTGCAAGGTCTGGGGTTGGGGGTAGAATTAAAGACATGAGTGATCTGGGGTGGAAGTCAGGCTTCTTCCCAGGTTGAAGTTCTCTAACTCATCTGTGCCCGTGGGCCCTTCTGACCTAACAGCTGCCACCATGGTTAATGAGAACCAAGGATATGCTGTCCAGGAGGGTGAGGGGGTATTGGGCTGGAACCCCAGCCAAGGCCCTCAGAGTGCCTTCTGCCTCTGGTGTTATCAGCCAAGCAACTTTGTGGATACCACTCCCAGCATATTAGCTGGAAGGGACAAAGAAGCTGGGTGTCAGTGTGGGTCAGCTCTGTCATGGTTTGTCACTTGTCCCATGAGTAGAATCCATCCatgcagggggggggggggtacagGGAGCTGCCTCTTCAGCCATAGCAGCCTTGAAAATTAGGGTGTCTTAATGAAACTCCATCTCTGGCCTGGGCCTTTCTGTGGGCCTGGGCCTTTCTGTGGGCCTGTTTGCTAATCTAACAAGGAGTCCCAGGTGTCAGCCCTGGTGATGCTTTTCTGGTAGTAGGCATGACTGAGGGGCTGCCCAGAGAGCTGGATAAAAATCCCACTTTGAATACCCTTTAGTTAGAAAGTGGGTAAGACAGGCTTTCCCAGCAGCCTTACGGCAGGTGGTTAGGGTGGGCTTAACCCAATCCCTGGGCTTACCACTTAAAGCCTCCCAGAGCAATCTCTGTGCTGGTGGTTGACCCTGAGCAGCTTGGCCTTTGCGGGTAGCCTGAGGACTCCACAAACCCCATCCCTGACCCACTGCTTCAGCCCAGGCTGGGCAGGGTTGGCCATGCTGGGCCAAGGATGTGGCAGTTCCGGCCTCTGAGTGCTTaaaataggttttatttttcctctgacaCAAGTTCCCCCACCAAGTCCTAGAGAGGAAGTTCCTGACCTTGGAGAAGGGCTTTACCCAGGGTCATTTATGCGCAAGGCTTCCTAAAGCTGAGCTAGTTTGGGGCCTGGGTTTGAGAGCATGACCTTTAGCATGCGTTTTGGGGCATTTCAGCTCCTTGTGGCTGGCCAGCCTGTGGTCCCAGACTACTAACAGctcagcctcagcttccctaTCTGTGCGCAGAGGGAATCCCGGGAATGGGCCGTGTAAGCATGAGCTGCTGAGCGTTCATCCCACACCCCCAACCGGCTAGAGATGGGAATTGATGAAGTTAAATAGTacccccagttttctacttcatAAGAGGGAACCCCTTTTTCCTTTCACCCTTAAGCTGGTTCCAGGGATCCGGGAATGAGAGGCTTGCCTTGAGTCGCCAGCCCTGCCCACTCTCCATAGTTTGTCCCTGGGCGCACGTGAGGAGTCTGCGCCTGCGCAGGGTGCACGCTTCTACCCTCCACGAAGGCCACGCGGTGGCGCCAGAGGCCTACCTTCCCTGCGCCAGCCGGCCGTGACTCCATTGGCTCTTGCCGCGCGGAGGGGCAGGACCAGAGGGACGCCGCTGGCCCTGATTGGCTGACCTGGGGAGGCGGGGTTCGGCGCGGGAAATTGGTACTTGTCTTAGGGGCGGCTACCTCGCCCGCCCCTCCCCCTGGCTCCGGAGCACGTGGGGAGGGGATCCACGTGGAGCTCCAGGAGCTCCCTGGTCGGGGTGTGCTGAAGCGGGGGTGGGACGTGCCAAGATGCGGGTGTAGGCTGGGCCCGGGAGGTACGATGGGCCCAGTCCTGCAGGCCTGCAAGCAGGGGCTGGGGAGACCCCTGGGACCCCGGCATTCGGACCCTGAGCCTTGTAAGAAGAGGCCGCTGCCCACCCTGGACCCGACATCCCGACGTTCTGGGGCCAGGACTGCGGAGGTGGGGCGTGGGTGCGGTGCAGACAATCTGCCCTGAGCAGGCATCCCCCCCAGACAGGTCCCCAGGGGACCCCATCACTCTGGGGGTGGCTCCAGTTGTCAGGAAGGTTGTCCTGACATCAGGCTGAAATCTGCCGCTTTGCCCCTCTCCCAAGTGTACCCCACTTCTCCGGGACCGAAGACAAATCGAATCCTCACACACATGCCCACTTAACAGCACCAAGCGCCCACTGTGGACGAAGCACCTCCAGGAGATGCAAAGACAGTGACAAACAGGCCTGCCATTCTGCTGCGGGGAGGGGGAGTTCTGTTGTGTGAAAGGGGGCGAACAGGATGAAGATGGGATCAATGGAATTTAGATTAAAGTCTCCCAGCAAACTGCAGTGTTTCCCTAAACAACATGAGGACAAAAGTAGAGATCCTCAGCCTCTGGATGAAGACATCTGGGAGTCTACAGCAAGGATTTTTACCTTTCATGCCATGGACCTCTTTGACACTCAGTCTCATGAAGTCTATGGGCCCCCactcaaaatcatgtttttagGTAGGTGAAGGAGATTCCAAATTTTAGTTAGAATTTAGTGAATATAAAGGTACATATTTTCCCCATGTGATTCATGGATTTACAGACCTCTAGGAGTCCTGTGGATCCTAGGTTAAGAATTCCTCTTctaaaagtaaaaaggaaacttagaaggaagcaaagacggacagctctgaacacaacacaggctttcttgaaagGAGAATTCATCGCTATGTATTTTGAATCCTCGTGTTCTGCTGTGCACAAGACgtgcttttttctttgtatttaagtttatgactttttttcttttctctattctgtatttgagtTCTGGTATTTGagtctaaaatttaaaaacaaatcctGTTTTCGAGACTGGCTGACTGAGGAATTAACAGGACCTCCAGAGGCCTTTAAAAAGAGGCAGGAATCATTTCCAGAGAACAGGCTGCTCTGAATCTTTTCCCTTTCACCCTCTTGGAGAATGTAACAAGGAGTAGGGGGTGttgacttctctcttttccccaccaTCCCCACCATGCAGAACAGAACTTAAGCTAATCAGGATGAGTTGATTTGGTCAGAGGAGTGGAGAGGAGCTAAGATCCTGCTTGGGAGATGTTGGAACTCAGAGTGGAGACTCCCCCAAAGTTCAGAGTGGTACCATAGGCTAGAATTTTAGTTCAGCCTGAAGCTGGAGAAAGTGGAGACCAAAGCCAAACATCAGAGCCACAAATCCCATCCAGGAACAGAGGAAAGACATCGTGAGAAAATGGGGGCAGAGGGCAGGAGCTGGGGGAGAGGGTATGGCAGCACTGAAGACATAACTTTGCTTGGTCATATATGTTCCCTCTGTGTGTACTTCCCCTCTTGTGAATTCCATGGATGTTCAATCTTTCCACTGACAGCTGTGAGTAGTTAGAGAAGAATATGACCCAGCTTTATGAGAAAAAGGTTGTTATTAGGCCTACTCACTAGGTATGGCTTTTCTGTAAATTCCTCAGCTTTGATTGTGGCAAGGAGAAACTTTGGCAAACTCTGCAAATCCTCCTTCTGTCTGGGTGGTCCATGGTACACTCCCATGACATTATCGCTTGTTTCTTCCTCCGTTGATCTTTTCTCATGTTTCTACCCTCCAGTTCCTAGATTTCCTAACATAATTATATCTTTTTAATATACCTTCATACTTCTCCCCCAATTTTATCTGCCATATTTCTTCCAAATAAGGGATGCCCTTAAATAATTATAATCCAGTCATGAGCCCCATTCCACCAAGCCTCATTAATTCCTGCAAATTCAGTTTAAAAGGTTGAATTTCCTtacattaatcaatcaacaatcaatcaaacatctattaagtacttacGTGACAGGCACTGTTCTGAGTGCTAAAACCCCAGGAGCctcacacacagtaggcacttaatagatacttcttgacagtacaaagaatgaaacaatccttattcACCatgagcttacagtctaatgggaaagacattcTAATTGGGAATACAGCaagtacatataaacatataaccAGCATAAATATCTCTTGTTCAATTTGTTTATTACCCTACTTTATACATTTGTGTATAGCCATCCAAGCCCATGGATTTTATTGgattttgtctcctgtgaattATTGGATGTATCTACCGCTAGTCTTTTAAGTGCTCCTTTCTATGGTATCTGGTTTGGCAGATATATGTGGATAGGaagtttctccctcttcctcacttTTCACTTTTCAGCCTTCTCCATAAAAATGGTCAGATAAgccaaatatatatgtgtgtatatatgcacacacatgtgtattagTCTCAagtcatatgtatgtgtgtatgcacacatatatgtacatacacacgtgtatacaTCCTCATTAGGGACACTCAGACCTGGGCCAGAGTTCACCATTCCTATATTTTCCTGAGAGCTATGGATCTTGAGATTTGgaacaggaagggacctcagaaatcatttaattcaattccctTGATGAGGAAACAATGCTTCATTTAGTTCTATTGCTCCACCTTACCAGAAACCCTATCAAAGTCCTGTTCAAGCACCTCTTCCTATGAGAAGCCTCTAATGATTCCCTCATCCACCCTCTGCCATCGAAATTAcattgtatttcctttttctttgtacaTCTTTTTGTTTTCCCCAAGGGTTacgttccttgagaacagagactgttggccttgtctttctatccccagtccCTGGCAGAGTCTCCAGTAGagagtagttacttaataaataaccttgtgtttgtccttcgttgccgaagaagaccatgccatcagagaaatgatgacatgacttgcacttgactttgttttgagtgagggagggctgtgcaggtcaccagcctcacttctcctccagagccatctgaatccagtgaccagatattcatcaggatgactggagatgacccaggatgaggcaattggggttaagtgacttgcccaaggtcacacagccagtgagtgtcaagtgtctgaggtaagatttgaactcagatcctcttgactcctgcactggtgctctatccactgtaccacctggctgcccttcacttcaaatccagctacttaataaatacatgttaaatgaatgaatttatagCCCTGTCTTTTCTGTTAAGTGAGCTAACTTATTGGATTGCCTTTGTTCTGAAATTCCCAGTCTGGTCTGGTTCAGGTTGTCTGTTCTGaaaaggactaaaatgacatcccTCCACTGGGCTCAAGGTTCAGTGTATCCTGTTAtgcctgatcagaccaatgtgaacTCGGAaggctttaccacaggttgggcacaaatagtccatataaacaTATGGAGTGAAGATGTCTTTAAATCTGctcatttacatttcttttgaactattgcCATTCTACTTTgtttatagagcacagcaccttctttgatgagggcactCTGTGCTGgacagttctgtgccagtgtctcctacgTCTCGTAGttgatttcaaagttcttcagagagaacttgagagtgtccttgtatcacttcttctgacttccaCGTGAGcacctgccttgtgtgagttcatCATAAAAAAATCCATTaggcattcaaacaacgtggccaacccatcagagttgtgttctctCCAGTAgtgtttgaatgcttgacagtttagatTGAGAAAGTGCCTCAGTGTCTGGTACGgtgtcctgccaggtgatcttcagaatcttcccaagacaattcaaatggaagcaattcagtttcctgtcaaagtttcacaggtatacaacaatgaggtcagcacaacagctccgtagaccttcagtttgatagtcagtcagtctgttctctctcatactttctttcagagcctcccaaacactgagccagctctggaaatgcatgtatcaacctcatcatctatgtgtacttTCCTGAAAATATAccgccaaggtaagtgaacttaaccACAACATTCAGATTTTCTCTCTATTTGCTGTATGGTTCCACATAATGTAGTGCTGGCTAGTGGAgaacctttgttttcttggtggtaattgttaagccaaaattagcacaagtggcagagagcccatccatactttgttgcctctcagtctcagaggctgcattgagtgcacaattatctgcaaacaaaaagtcatgtaccaactcttcctccactttagtcttggcttacaAGCCTTTGCAAGTTatataatttaccatcagtgcaatagctgaccttgatgctgttttcATCCTTGTTGAAAGTGACCAACCACATCACTGCTAAAACTCATGGGAAAGTACATGgctctgcttcactccattggtgactgggaaaattTGAGAGCAGCATTATCTAGAATCCATGAAAGTACACTGTCATGAAACTGATGTGcgatactgatgaacttctggGCAACCAGATTTTGCCATGGTTTTCCAACTCATGATTTTCACTGCTACTCCATCGATGATCAGAAGAAACTTAcataatctactgtttgacaaacccaaagaccctagcttctaggataagaactcattatttgacaaaaactgctgggaaaatgggaaaatagtattacagaaactgggcatagaccaatgtctgatacCATTTGCcgaaataaagtccaaatgggtatacaaattaggtataaagactgatactaaaaacaaacaagaggagcaaggagtagtttatctgtcagatttatggagaatggaggcatttatgaccaaacaggagatagagaacattataaaatggataactttgattacattaaattgaaaagtttttgcacaaacaaagtcaatgcaaccaagattaggagggaagcagaaaactgggaaagaatttttacaactttgtctctgataaaggcctcatttctaaaatatatagagaactgagtcaaatttacaagaatataaatcattccccaatggataaatggtcaaaggatatgaacaggcagttttcagaggaagaaattaaagttatctatagtgacatgaaaaaatgctctaaatcattattagagagatgcaaatcaaaacaactctgaagtaccacatcacacctatcagattggctaatatgacaaaacaggaagatgataaatgtgggagagttggaactctgattcattgctggtggaaccgtgagctgatccaaccattctgaagagcaatttggaactatgcccaaagggctataaaaatgtgcataccctttgacctagcaacaccacttctagggctgtatcccaaagagttcataaaaatgggaaaaggacccatatctatgcaaaaatatttatagcaactcttttagtggtggccaaaaactggaaattgaagagatgtccatcaactggggaatggctgaacaaattgtgatgtatgaatgtaatggaatactattgtgctataagaaatgaaaaacaggaggacttcagaaaaacctggaaagacttatatgaactgatgctgagtgaaatgagcaaaaccaggagaacatggtatgcagtaacagctacagtgtgtgatgactgattttgatagactttgcccttctcagcaatgcaaggacctaaaatttttccaaaggactcttgatggtaaatgtcatccacatccagagaaagaactatggaattggaatgcagagtgaaacaggctattttcttcttctgttttgttttgtttgtttctttctcatggtctctcccatttgttaaaattcttctatgtaacatgactaatgtaaaaaatatgtttaataggaatatatgtgtagagccatATCgtattgcatgctgtcttggggagggaaaggagagggaggaagagaaaatttaaaacttatgaaggtgaatgttgtaaactaataaattaataaatgttttttaaaaagaagaaacttaCAGTTGATGTTCAGGAAGACAAACTACAGACCAGTGAACTTGGCTTCTGTTCCAAAGTTCTACTGGCATGGTATATCTTGGAAAAGAAGCAACAGAGCTCGACTgtttttactcttatttttttgcCATAGTTGCTTCCCTGGTAGATCAGAGAAATGCTATCAGCAAATATGacacaaagcatttgacaaagcaGCTTGTGAT
Proteins encoded:
- the RPS19 gene encoding small ribosomal subunit protein eS19; amino-acid sequence: MPGVTVKDVNQQEFVRALAAFLKKSGKLKVPEWVDTVKLAKHKELAPYDENWFYTRAASTARHLYLRGGAGVGSMTKIYGGRQRNGVMPSHFSRGSKSVARRVLQALEGLKMVEKDQDGGRKLTPQGQRDLDRIAGQVAAANKKH